One Spirochaeta africana DSM 8902 genomic window carries:
- a CDS encoding ATP-binding protein → MEQFLPFLREVYFFKDLTEDELNGLSGVCHATQYPKGTVVFTEQARAEKFFIVMSGRVEVWKDYYGPAPDLLGEHGVGHLFGEMGLIDDLPRSATVIAAEDSKLLYVTREDFLATAASNINFTKAIIRSLSAMIRTSNEAFVNDLRQRNLELQRTNQELKAAQQELLRRERLSNLGKFSSLILHDIRNPISIIKGYTELIHMNADDTDKVRKYCGVLMNETQRLHSITNEMLDYSRGDIRLDLSVVQLDELLSWLQEHIGKAFSDQDKQLVLENEVQRPVLLDVARMQRVFLNVSENARKALNPGGRLKVRAYSTEKNICIEFADTGVGMDDDTIHSMFEPFFSKSTMGGTGLGMVIVKTVVQAHGGTIDVRSEIDQGTTILLTLPLLA, encoded by the coding sequence GTGGAACAGTTTTTACCGTTTCTTCGCGAGGTATACTTCTTTAAAGATCTGACCGAGGACGAGCTGAACGGCCTGTCCGGGGTGTGTCATGCCACCCAGTATCCCAAGGGTACCGTGGTGTTTACCGAGCAGGCACGGGCCGAAAAATTCTTCATTGTGATGTCGGGCCGTGTCGAGGTCTGGAAGGACTATTACGGGCCGGCACCGGATCTGCTTGGTGAGCATGGGGTAGGGCATCTCTTCGGGGAGATGGGACTGATAGATGATCTGCCGCGATCGGCTACAGTGATCGCGGCAGAGGATTCCAAGCTGCTGTATGTGACCCGTGAGGATTTTCTCGCGACTGCGGCCAGTAACATCAATTTTACCAAGGCAATCATTCGCTCGCTGTCTGCCATGATTCGTACCTCTAACGAGGCCTTTGTGAATGATTTGCGCCAGCGCAATCTTGAGCTGCAGCGGACCAACCAGGAGCTCAAGGCTGCCCAACAGGAGCTGCTGCGGCGGGAGCGGCTTTCCAACCTCGGTAAGTTCTCCTCTCTCATATTGCATGATATCCGTAATCCGATCAGCATTATCAAGGGCTATACCGAACTGATTCACATGAACGCAGATGATACTGACAAGGTGCGAAAGTACTGCGGCGTTCTGATGAATGAAACCCAGCGCCTGCACAGTATAACGAATGAAATGCTCGATTATTCCCGCGGCGACATCCGCCTTGACCTGTCGGTTGTCCAGCTCGATGAACTGTTGAGCTGGCTTCAGGAGCATATCGGCAAGGCTTTTTCGGATCAGGATAAACAGCTGGTTCTGGAGAACGAAGTCCAGCGGCCGGTTCTGCTGGATGTCGCACGAATGCAGCGCGTGTTTCTGAATGTGTCGGAAAATGCCCGAAAGGCACTGAACCCGGGCGGACGACTGAAGGTCCGTGCATACAGCACCGAGAAGAATATCTGCATCGAATTTGCCGATACCGGTGTTGGCATGGATGATGATACGATACATTCTATGTTCGAACCATTCTTTTCGAAATCTACAATGGGGGGGACCGGTCTGGGAATGGTGATCGTAAAAACCGTAGTCCAGGCACACGGTGGTACTATCGATGTGCGAAGCGAGATTGACCAGGGGACAACCATCCTCCTGACCCTGCCGCTGCTTGCTTAG
- a CDS encoding TatD family hydrolase: protein MYTDTHFHYQEMRKKDLSHAFIHTLFSEGDLRLGIDIGIRGHLDFAERLQAMGDLENVHFTVGFHPSQTGSISPDQAADSIASLLSHSRVKAVGEIGMDFHWDFGTTDEQSALCIAQIEAANMAGLPVIIHNRQATEPLLRLLLQHPPRAGGIMHCFEGSWEQAAAFLDLGMHISFAGNMTFKRNQEIRETLARIPMDRLLLETDSPYLTPEPKRGRPNHPGRICHIYQRAAGLRGLETAELADQVYRNTTELFAL from the coding sequence ATGTACACCGACACCCATTTTCATTATCAGGAGATGCGAAAAAAAGATCTTTCGCACGCATTTATTCATACATTGTTCAGCGAGGGTGATCTGCGTCTCGGGATAGACATTGGCATCCGCGGGCACCTGGATTTTGCCGAGCGCCTGCAGGCAATGGGAGATCTTGAGAATGTCCACTTTACCGTCGGATTCCATCCCAGTCAGACCGGCAGCATCAGCCCGGATCAGGCAGCAGACTCCATAGCCTCGCTCCTGTCGCATTCCCGGGTAAAGGCAGTGGGTGAGATTGGCATGGACTTCCACTGGGACTTTGGCACCACAGACGAGCAATCAGCTCTCTGCATCGCCCAGATCGAGGCTGCCAACATGGCCGGTTTACCGGTAATTATTCACAACCGGCAGGCAACAGAGCCGCTGCTGCGGCTGCTGCTGCAGCATCCGCCACGGGCAGGGGGGATAATGCATTGTTTCGAGGGATCCTGGGAGCAGGCCGCGGCATTTCTCGATCTGGGTATGCACATCTCTTTTGCCGGAAACATGACCTTTAAACGTAATCAGGAGATTCGGGAAACCCTGGCCAGAATACCCATGGATCGTCTGCTGCTGGAAACCGATAGCCCGTACCTTACCCCGGAACCAAAGCGCGGACGCCCGAATCACCCGGGGAGAATCTGTCATATCTACCAACGTGCTGCCGGGTTACGCGGACTAGAAACGGCAGAGCTGGCTGATCAGGTATATCGCAACACCACTGAGCTGTTTGCGCTCTGA
- a CDS encoding methyl-accepting chemotaxis protein — protein MRYRKTFWKVLWLNLFTPLLIFITVALILAFLNYRSFYALEQEKLELSAREAVSEMNAVLVRQQQLLMDLSRLAPIRELLQLPPVTTEDEYFGREDVQIARILLQGLAQQEGVDVLYVGAAAYSQLFLDRWISLPPDYDARTRPWYTGAARHGGFFLTDPYETAEEGVEQLIYSAAYPIFQDGELLGVAALDTTFGFISEQLEELLRAYGLEIAVYSRESGNLIWTGDGPTSVPLQESLADYGFSGEAAAEQAAAILDDQPHYFESRYGSARGARLIQALPAGAAEQWGLMVSIDQSGVQQRVLAGVVGPTFILGLVFLGFLVLAFVLTIRSILQPLNSVSTSLQELSEGDGDLTRSLTVATRDDIRRLADNFNTFVSKIRGVVTSIKASGSDGEQVYQEVHVSVTETSAASNQIAANIRSIQQQIQNLDHNVQGSASSVEEITHNIESTGEQITNQAAMVEQTSAAITQIMSSLENVASITSRKLEVVELLMDTANRGKSQLEETNRSFFEGVVARIDDIQATAAAIQDISSQTNLLSMNAAIEAAHAGESGKGFAVVAEEIRKLAEDAAQSSRDISRVLHEVTESVADTKLHQQQTVEIFDRVLQEVASTRDAFNEINATARELNEGGRQINDAVSSLNEITAQVTGSSTEIGNGAAVMLQNQQHLREISTEVANGIAELSQGAQEIAHAMESISTQNEHLREAIERLNSEAARFKT, from the coding sequence ATGCGATACCGAAAGACATTCTGGAAAGTTCTCTGGCTGAATCTGTTCACACCGCTGCTGATATTTATCACGGTGGCCCTGATACTGGCTTTTCTGAACTATCGCAGCTTCTACGCTCTGGAACAGGAAAAACTTGAGCTGTCAGCCCGCGAGGCGGTCTCGGAGATGAATGCAGTGCTGGTACGACAGCAGCAGCTGCTGATGGATCTGAGCCGTCTGGCCCCGATTCGAGAACTGCTGCAGCTGCCGCCGGTCACTACCGAGGATGAGTATTTCGGGCGGGAGGATGTTCAGATTGCCCGGATTCTGCTGCAGGGGCTGGCGCAGCAGGAAGGTGTCGATGTTCTGTACGTTGGCGCTGCTGCCTATTCCCAGCTTTTTCTGGATCGCTGGATCAGCCTGCCGCCGGATTACGATGCTCGCACCAGGCCCTGGTATACCGGCGCGGCGCGTCATGGAGGGTTCTTCCTGACCGACCCCTATGAAACCGCCGAGGAAGGGGTCGAGCAGCTTATCTACAGCGCCGCCTACCCGATCTTTCAGGATGGCGAGCTGCTTGGGGTGGCTGCCCTGGATACTACATTTGGGTTTATCTCGGAGCAGCTTGAGGAACTGTTGCGTGCATACGGGCTCGAGATAGCGGTGTACAGCCGGGAATCCGGGAATCTTATCTGGACCGGCGACGGCCCGACCTCGGTGCCGCTGCAGGAAAGCCTGGCAGATTACGGGTTCTCCGGAGAGGCGGCAGCAGAGCAAGCGGCTGCCATTCTGGATGATCAGCCGCACTACTTCGAAAGCAGGTATGGCTCCGCGCGCGGCGCCCGGTTGATTCAGGCCCTGCCGGCCGGTGCCGCCGAACAGTGGGGGCTGATGGTCAGTATTGATCAGAGTGGGGTGCAGCAGCGTGTTCTTGCCGGGGTTGTCGGGCCGACGTTTATCCTGGGACTGGTGTTTCTCGGGTTTCTGGTGCTGGCGTTTGTGCTCACCATTCGCAGTATCCTCCAGCCGTTGAACTCGGTTTCAACCAGCCTGCAGGAACTCAGTGAGGGTGACGGGGACCTGACGCGTAGCCTGACGGTTGCCACGCGGGATGATATCCGGCGTCTGGCAGATAATTTTAACACCTTTGTTTCCAAGATCCGCGGGGTCGTGACCTCCATCAAGGCCTCCGGCAGCGATGGCGAGCAGGTGTACCAGGAGGTTCATGTATCGGTAACCGAGACCTCGGCCGCCAGCAATCAGATAGCTGCCAATATCCGCTCGATCCAGCAGCAGATACAGAACCTTGATCACAATGTGCAGGGGTCAGCCTCGTCGGTAGAGGAGATAACCCATAACATCGAGAGTACCGGTGAACAGATTACCAACCAGGCAGCCATGGTAGAACAGACATCTGCTGCCATCACCCAGATTATGTCCTCGCTGGAGAATGTAGCCTCGATAACTTCACGGAAGCTGGAGGTGGTTGAGCTGCTGATGGATACAGCCAACCGAGGGAAATCCCAGCTGGAAGAGACCAACCGTTCGTTTTTCGAAGGGGTGGTTGCCCGGATCGATGATATCCAGGCTACCGCTGCAGCTATCCAGGATATATCCTCGCAGACAAACCTGTTGAGCATGAATGCCGCAATCGAGGCGGCGCATGCCGGGGAATCGGGGAAAGGTTTTGCGGTTGTCGCCGAGGAGATCCGCAAACTTGCCGAGGATGCTGCCCAGAGCTCACGGGATATCTCGAGGGTTTTGCATGAGGTAACCGAGAGCGTAGCCGATACCAAGCTGCATCAGCAGCAAACCGTAGAGATCTTTGACCGGGTGTTGCAGGAGGTTGCCAGTACGCGGGATGCCTTTAACGAGATTAACGCGACTGCGCGTGAGCTGAACGAGGGCGGCCGGCAGATCAACGATGCGGTCAGCTCCTTGAACGAGATTACTGCCCAGGTAACCGGCAGCTCTACCGAGATCGGCAATGGCGCGGCGGTGATGCTGCAGAACCAGCAGCACCTGCGTGAGATCTCGACCGAGGTAGCCAACGGTATCGCAGAGCTGTCGCAAGGTGCCCAGGAGATTGCCCATGCAATGGAGTCCATAAGCACCCAGAACGAACACTTGCGCGAAGCTATCGAACGCCTGAACTCGGAGGCAGCCAGATTCAAGACCTGA
- a CDS encoding phosphoenolpyruvate carboxylase: MERLEAFQEHVSMKFQLYNGLLLHMPFPEVRESGMLLPLFSSACKQGMESGEPPQQIVRSFLGHATGADNSAQPGAAAGDLDDSDIDPLFSLLRLIERQVVLFDSLEDAGFTRIHDMKGPGTLQDLLNRIERKDKTQAYREFLDSYAVRVVLTAHPTQFYTDEVLTILTDLADSVEQNELRNVHDYLLQLAQTRFKNPQKPTPLEEAHSLMWILEHVMYRVIPEIHARMVDALNVDHARRLEYPGKILLGFWPGGDRDGNPYVTADLTEQVAELLRTAILRLYLQDFLQIRRRLTFTSVVDDMERIQRRLEAAVQGCGAFVGEYEAYDTPEELRADLLQVYQAVMQENGGLFSDRVAGLIYKVQCFGFHFASLDVRQDSSIHERVWGRLLPLLQDAGVAETSAPYAELAEPDRVAVLGRICEQLQGVEPERRKQWCRSWADAIEQDDDHVAADVLRSLAAIRVIQNRNGEHGAHRYIISNTQSDSHVLEVLALSLLSGIASGEIPLDVVPLFETIEDLHNADAVMRRLYAHPLYREHLRSRGDDQTIMLGFSDGTKDGGYLTANWEIYRAKERLTDLGRQQNIRVAFFDGRGGPPARGGGNTHKFYRSLGREIDSSSIQLTIQGQTITSMYGMPAAASYNLEQIVSAGIENNLFVTDYMQLSDEDRSLLDELSRRARAAYRRLRDNPVFVKYLEKMTPLTYYGRTNIGSRPVKRGGTSELSLSDLRAIPFVGGWSQSKLNVPGYYGFGTALRELEAEGRLDELQRLCAGNLFFRTIIENSMQSLTKANFRLTAAHSQDPVFGDFWRGLKQEAEQTRKLLIAITGQGDLLDTDPVIRASIEMRESMILPSLVIQQFALSEIRQLPEDHPLRPRLEKLVVKSLAIGVNASRNSV; this comes from the coding sequence ATGGAAAGACTCGAAGCCTTTCAGGAACATGTATCAATGAAATTCCAGCTGTACAACGGGCTGCTGCTCCACATGCCTTTTCCCGAGGTGCGGGAGTCCGGTATGCTGCTGCCACTGTTTTCCTCAGCCTGCAAGCAGGGGATGGAATCCGGCGAGCCGCCACAGCAGATCGTGCGCAGCTTTCTTGGCCATGCCACGGGTGCAGACAATTCAGCTCAGCCGGGGGCTGCAGCCGGGGATCTTGATGACAGCGACATCGATCCGCTGTTCAGCCTGCTGCGCCTGATCGAACGACAGGTCGTGCTGTTCGACAGCCTTGAGGACGCCGGTTTTACCCGTATTCATGACATGAAGGGACCAGGTACCCTCCAGGACCTGCTGAACCGTATCGAGCGTAAGGATAAGACCCAGGCATACCGGGAGTTCCTGGATTCATATGCCGTGCGAGTGGTACTCACCGCGCACCCTACCCAGTTCTACACCGACGAGGTGCTCACTATCCTGACGGATCTCGCCGACAGTGTCGAACAGAACGAGTTGAGAAACGTGCATGACTATCTGCTGCAGCTGGCGCAGACGCGTTTCAAGAACCCCCAAAAACCGACTCCCCTCGAGGAAGCACACAGCCTGATGTGGATTCTCGAGCATGTGATGTATCGGGTAATCCCCGAGATCCATGCCCGCATGGTAGACGCCCTGAATGTGGATCATGCCAGGCGGCTGGAGTACCCGGGAAAGATTCTGCTGGGATTCTGGCCAGGCGGGGACCGCGACGGAAACCCGTATGTAACCGCCGATCTGACCGAGCAGGTTGCCGAGCTGCTGCGCACTGCGATTCTGCGCCTGTATCTGCAGGATTTTCTGCAGATCCGGCGTCGGCTCACCTTTACCAGTGTAGTTGATGATATGGAGCGCATCCAGCGTCGTCTGGAGGCTGCGGTACAAGGCTGCGGGGCATTTGTTGGCGAATACGAGGCATATGACACCCCGGAAGAACTTCGTGCCGATCTGCTGCAGGTCTACCAGGCGGTCATGCAGGAGAACGGCGGGCTGTTCAGCGACAGGGTTGCCGGCCTTATCTACAAGGTACAGTGTTTCGGGTTCCACTTTGCATCGCTGGATGTCCGGCAGGACAGCAGTATCCATGAACGGGTCTGGGGCCGACTGCTCCCGCTGCTGCAGGATGCCGGGGTAGCCGAGACATCGGCACCGTATGCCGAACTGGCTGAACCCGACCGGGTAGCCGTTCTTGGACGCATCTGCGAGCAGCTGCAGGGTGTCGAGCCCGAGCGGCGCAAACAGTGGTGCCGCAGCTGGGCCGATGCCATTGAACAGGACGACGATCATGTAGCTGCTGATGTGCTGCGTTCGCTGGCGGCTATCCGGGTTATCCAGAACCGCAATGGCGAGCACGGCGCCCATCGCTACATCATCAGTAACACCCAGTCCGATTCGCATGTGCTGGAGGTATTGGCCCTGAGCCTGCTGTCCGGGATCGCGTCCGGGGAAATCCCGCTGGACGTAGTGCCGCTGTTCGAAACCATCGAGGATCTGCATAATGCCGATGCGGTTATGCGTCGTTTGTACGCGCATCCCCTGTATCGGGAGCATCTGCGCAGTCGCGGAGACGACCAGACTATCATGCTCGGATTTTCGGATGGTACCAAGGATGGTGGCTATCTGACCGCCAACTGGGAGATATATCGCGCCAAAGAGCGGCTGACCGATCTCGGCCGGCAGCAGAATATCCGGGTTGCGTTTTTTGATGGCCGCGGCGGTCCTCCGGCGCGCGGGGGCGGCAATACCCACAAGTTTTACCGTTCCCTGGGGCGCGAGATTGATTCGTCGAGCATCCAGCTGACCATTCAGGGGCAGACCATTACCTCGATGTACGGCATGCCTGCAGCGGCATCCTACAATCTGGAGCAGATTGTTTCGGCCGGGATAGAGAATAATCTTTTTGTGACCGACTACATGCAGCTTTCAGACGAGGATCGATCACTGCTGGATGAACTCAGCCGGCGTGCCCGCGCCGCCTACCGTCGACTGCGCGACAATCCGGTATTTGTGAAGTACCTGGAAAAAATGACCCCGCTTACCTATTACGGTCGCACCAACATCGGCAGCCGCCCGGTCAAGCGCGGCGGCACATCGGAACTCAGCCTGAGCGACCTGCGGGCTATACCGTTTGTCGGCGGCTGGAGTCAAAGCAAGCTCAATGTCCCCGGGTACTACGGTTTTGGCACCGCTCTGCGCGAACTCGAGGCTGAGGGGCGACTGGATGAACTCCAGCGGTTGTGTGCCGGAAATCTGTTCTTTCGCACCATTATCGAAAACTCGATGCAGAGCCTGACCAAGGCGAACTTCCGCCTGACAGCGGCACACAGCCAGGATCCGGTTTTTGGCGATTTCTGGCGGGGGCTGAAGCAGGAGGCTGAACAGACGCGCAAGCTGCTGATCGCGATTACCGGGCAGGGTGATTTGCTGGATACCGATCCGGTTATCAGGGCCTCGATCGAGATGCGCGAAAGCATGATTCTGCCGAGCCTGGTTATCCAGCAGTTTGCGCTCAGTGAGATTCGTCAGCTGCCGGAGGATCATCCGCTGCGGCCGCGGCTGGAGAAGCTGGTGGTCAAGTCGCTGGCAATCGGGGTGAATGCCAGCCGCAACTCGGTGTAA
- a CDS encoding malic enzyme-like NAD(P)-binding protein — translation MKPSPALEYHQRPGRPGKTAIQVTKPCSTAAELSLAYTPGVAEPVRAIAANPQEAALYTNRSNLVGVVSNGSAVLGLGNQGALASKPVMEGKAVLFKRFADVDVFDIELNTSDPEEIIRTVELMEPTFGGINLEDIKAPECFYIEQELKRRCSIPIFHDDQHGTAIITAAGIINALQLTGRSFAGTRVVVNGAGAAAVACSDILLSLGITSGNLLMLDSKGVLHTGREDLNAIKQRFARETPARTLADALTDADVFVGVSVAGVLTTDMLNSMAASPIVFAMANPDPEITYPAAKAARSDVVMATGRSDYPNQINNVLGFPFIFRGALDVQASAISEGMKLAAAHALAELAREPVPAEVAAAYDGQEFRYGPEYLVPKPFDPRVMEWVSTAVARAATEEGIARVPMHDWDAYRDSLRKLSRQLR, via the coding sequence ATGAAACCCTCGCCCGCGCTGGAATATCACCAACGTCCCGGACGCCCGGGAAAAACCGCCATTCAGGTAACCAAACCATGCTCTACCGCAGCCGAGCTGTCCCTGGCCTACACCCCCGGGGTTGCGGAGCCGGTACGTGCTATCGCAGCCAATCCACAGGAGGCGGCGCTGTACACCAACCGATCCAATCTGGTGGGGGTTGTCAGCAACGGCAGTGCGGTACTTGGCCTCGGAAACCAGGGAGCCCTTGCCAGCAAACCGGTGATGGAGGGCAAGGCGGTTCTCTTCAAGCGATTTGCTGATGTTGATGTCTTCGACATTGAGCTGAACACCAGCGACCCCGAGGAGATTATCCGGACCGTGGAGCTGATGGAACCGACCTTTGGCGGGATCAACCTTGAGGACATTAAAGCACCGGAGTGCTTCTACATCGAGCAGGAGCTGAAACGCCGCTGCAGCATTCCGATCTTCCATGACGATCAACACGGCACCGCCATCATCACTGCGGCAGGGATCATCAATGCCCTGCAGCTGACCGGCCGCAGCTTTGCCGGAACCCGGGTAGTGGTAAACGGTGCCGGTGCGGCGGCTGTCGCCTGCAGCGACATCCTGCTATCCCTCGGGATTACATCCGGGAACCTGCTGATGCTTGATTCCAAAGGGGTCCTGCACACCGGGCGGGAGGATTTGAATGCGATCAAGCAGCGATTCGCCAGGGAGACACCTGCCCGCACCCTGGCGGACGCACTGACGGACGCGGATGTTTTTGTCGGGGTATCGGTGGCCGGGGTACTTACCACCGATATGCTGAACAGCATGGCAGCCTCGCCGATAGTCTTTGCCATGGCAAATCCCGATCCCGAGATCACCTATCCGGCAGCAAAGGCTGCACGCAGCGATGTGGTAATGGCCACCGGGCGCAGCGACTACCCCAACCAGATCAACAATGTGCTCGGGTTTCCCTTCATCTTTCGCGGTGCGCTGGATGTCCAGGCCTCGGCCATCAGTGAGGGAATGAAACTCGCCGCCGCCCATGCCCTGGCTGAACTGGCCAGGGAGCCGGTTCCAGCCGAGGTGGCCGCCGCATACGACGGGCAGGAATTCCGGTACGGCCCGGAGTACCTGGTTCCCAAACCCTTCGACCCGCGTGTTATGGAGTGGGTTTCTACTGCGGTAGCTCGCGCGGCAACCGAGGAAGGGATTGCCCGCGTGCCGATGCACGACTGGGATGCCTATCGGGATTCGCTTCGCAAGCTCTCCCGACAGCTGCGCTGA
- a CDS encoding PTS sugar transporter subunit IIA, translating into MITLSQMIAPHRLLDLETTEHLPALEIMIKSALPRASSSLQFHALEEIRSHSSSKEINLGKGFALSHARLDAITEIEAVVGLFRQPTGYLEGEPVHSVFCILIPSDQSHTYLSLMARLSRFLLQDGIDDIFLGGDHAAIVTAVQSFETE; encoded by the coding sequence ATGATTACGCTTTCCCAGATGATTGCGCCGCACCGCCTGTTGGATCTGGAAACAACAGAACATCTGCCAGCCCTGGAAATTATGATCAAATCAGCACTGCCCCGGGCGTCCAGCAGCCTGCAGTTTCATGCCCTGGAAGAGATCAGATCACACAGCAGCTCCAAGGAGATAAACCTTGGCAAGGGTTTTGCACTCAGCCATGCCCGGCTGGATGCCATTACCGAGATAGAGGCCGTGGTCGGGCTTTTCCGCCAGCCAACCGGGTACCTCGAAGGGGAGCCGGTCCACTCTGTCTTCTGTATCCTGATCCCCAGTGATCAGTCCCACACCTATCTGTCCCTGATGGCCCGCCTGTCACGCTTCCTGCTGCAGGACGGCATCGACGACATATTTCTTGGTGGCGATCACGCCGCAATCGTCACCGCTGTACAGTCCTTCGAAACCGAATAG
- the ribA gene encoding GTP cyclohydrolase II — protein MTERTDKEIELTASADFPTRFGHFTLYGFMDHRNNKEHTAVVKGSVEGAEDCPVRVHSECHTGDIWGSLRCDCREQLEASLEYMAGQARGVVLYLKQEGRGIGLLNKIKAYHLQDQGMDTIQANLHLGFPAEARDYWVAAEMLQLLQIRSIALLTNNPDKITKLEEEGVMITRRIPLVIPSNPHNEFYLETKRDHMGHLY, from the coding sequence ATGACAGAACGGACCGACAAAGAGATAGAACTTACCGCATCAGCCGATTTTCCGACCCGCTTTGGCCACTTTACCCTGTACGGATTCATGGATCACCGCAACAACAAGGAACACACCGCGGTGGTAAAGGGATCGGTCGAGGGGGCGGAGGATTGCCCGGTTCGGGTTCACTCCGAATGCCACACCGGTGATATCTGGGGATCACTGCGCTGCGACTGCCGGGAACAACTCGAGGCCTCGCTGGAATACATGGCCGGGCAGGCACGTGGTGTCGTGCTGTACCTGAAACAGGAGGGCCGCGGCATCGGGCTCCTGAACAAGATCAAGGCCTATCATCTGCAGGACCAGGGCATGGACACCATCCAGGCAAATCTGCATCTCGGGTTCCCGGCCGAGGCCCGTGACTACTGGGTGGCCGCCGAGATGCTCCAGCTGTTGCAGATACGCTCCATCGCGCTGCTGACCAACAACCCCGACAAGATTACCAAGCTCGAGGAGGAAGGGGTCATGATAACCCGGCGAATCCCGCTGGTTATCCCGTCCAATCCGCACAATGAGTTCTATCTGGAGACCAAACGGGATCATATGGGACACCTGTATTAA